In Paroedura picta isolate Pp20150507F chromosome 12, Ppicta_v3.0, whole genome shotgun sequence, one DNA window encodes the following:
- the LOC143821831 gene encoding TLC domain-containing protein 5-like, which produces MMFFIILQVFCSLLTWLSFYRGLRRWQDHRAPEWSCRLVTLAHGLIVTFLSGYIALVDGPWPLTHAGHPNTALQVCLMCLSLGYFLFDLGWCLFFGNEGDLMLSHHLLSVSGLVLVLLLGKSATEVNAVLFVSEITNPLLQVRWFLREAGRYPSLAGDVVDFLFVVLFVALRIVGGAWIMRVVLASTQTFWMLKMGVLVMYAVSWAFMLDISRFARRKVKKRRSAWQRGAEPPKSNGHLPTC; this is translated from the exons ATGATGTTCTTCATCATTCTGCAAGTGTTCTGCAGCCTCCTGACCTGGCTGTCGTTCTACAGAGGCCTTAGGCGGTGGCAGGACCATCGTGCCCCGGAATGGAGCTGCCGCCTGGTCACGCTGGCCCACGGCCTGATCGTCACCTTCCTCTCCGGCTACATCGCTCTCGTCGACGGGCCCTGGCCTCTGACTCATGCAG GCCACCCCAACACAGCTCTCCAGGTGTGCCTGATGTGCCTGAGCCTGGGCTACTTCCTCTTCGACCTGGGCTGGTGCCTCTTCTTCGGCAACGAGGGCGACCTGAtgctttcccaccacctgctTAGCGTGAGCGGCctggtgctggtgctgctgctgggcaAGTCGGCCACCGAAGTCAACGCCGTCCTCTTTGTGAGCGAGATCACCAACCCCTTGCTGCAGGTCCGCTGGTTCCTGAGGGAGGCGGGCCGCTACCCCAGCCTGGCGGGCGACGTGGTGGACTTCCTCTTTGTGGTGCTCTTCGTGGCGCTGCGGATCGTCGGGGGAGCATGGATTATGCGCGTGGTCCTGGCTTCGACGCAGACGTTCTGGATGCTGAAGATGGGGGTCCTGGTGATGTACGCCGTGTCCTGGGCCTTTATGCTGGACATCAGCCGGTTTGCCCGGAGGAAAGTGAAGAAGAGACGCTCTGCTTGGCAAAGGGGGGCAGAGCCGCCGAAAAGCAACGGGCATCTGCCCACGTGTTAA
- the LOC143821668 gene encoding TLC domain-containing protein 5-like: MEASGFPDMPSNLCAGEEVSPSQNMATSVFLRVTFSLTGWFFLYVWSCHRYKERTYEWSCRLVTLTHGVLATCLSGYIGFIDGPWPMSYPGSPNTPLQVHALCMSLGYFLFDLGWCVYFQAEGALMLAHHTVSIAGIAVSLVLGESAAEVNAVIFGSEITNPLLQARWFLREKGLYHSFTGDVVDFFFIVLFAGVRIGVGARLMYCVLMSPKPKWFIKLGGVIMYAVSWVFMVSICRFARRKSLKKYHAWRSRFHQEMNSNANGHLKSH; encoded by the exons ATGGAGGCGTCTGGATTTCCCGACATGCCGAGCAATCTCTGTGCGGGTGAAGAAGTATCTCCTTCACAAAA CATGGCGACTTCTGTGTTCCTCCGGGTGACCTTCAGCCTGACGGGCTGGTTCTTCCTCTACGTGTGGTCCTGCCATCGGTACAAGGAGCGCACCTACGAGTGGAGCTGCCGACTGGTGACTCTGACGCACGGGGTCCTGGCCACCTGCCTCTCTGGCTACATCGGGTTCATTGACGGCCCATGGCCGATGTCCTATCCGG GATCGCCGAACACCCCTCTCCAGGTCCACGCACTGTGCATGAGCTTGGGCTACTTCCTGTTCGACTTGGGCTGGTGCGTCTACTTCCAGGCCGAAGGGGCGCTGATGCTCGCCCATCACACGGTGAGCATTGCCGGGATCGCCGTGTCCCTAGTCCTGGGCGAGTCGGCGGCAGAGGTCAACGCCGTCATCTTCGGCAGCGAGATCACCAACCCGCTCCTGCAGGCCCGGTGGTTCCTTCGGGAGAAGGGGCTCTACCATAGCTTCACGGGGGACGTGGTGGACTTCTTCTTCATCGTGCTCTTTGCGGGCGTGCGCATCGGGGTCGGGGCCCGGCTGATGTACTGCGTGTTGATGTCCCCCAAGCCCAAGTGGTTCATCAAACTCGGAGGGGTGATCATGTATGCCGTTTCTTGGGTCTTCATGGTCAGCATCTGCCGCTTCGCCCGGAGAAAAAGCTTAAAAAAATACCACGCCTGGAGGAGTCGGTTCCACCAGGAGATGAACTCGAATGCCAACGGGCATCTAAAAAGCCACTGA